The Bacillota bacterium region GGAACTGGCCGCGGCCATAGGGCGGGAGTTGCACCTTCCGGAGGACAAATTGGAACTCTTGAGCCACGTGGGCAGGCTGCATGACGTGGGCAAGATCGGCATCCGCGATGCCGTGCTGAAGAAGCCCGGGATATTCACGCCGGGGGAGTACGGCAAGATGCAGATGCACGTGGTGCTGGGTGCCGAGATCGTGGAAAGGATCAGTCTGCTGGGCGAGGGGACCAGGTGGGTGCTGCACCACCACGAGCGGTTCGATGGCACCGGGTTTCCGGCCGGGCTGCGCGGTGAAGACATCCCGCTGGGGGCGCGCATCATAGCCGTGGCTGACGCATACGATGCCCTCACCTCCGACCGGCCATACAAGCGGGCACTCGGGCGGGAAGAGGCCCTGGCGGAGATGCGCAGGTGTGCCGGCACCCAGTTTGACCCCCGGCTGGTTGAGGTGCTGGTGAAGCTGGTGGGTGCTTGCCCTGCTGCCACTGGCGAGGCGGAGGCGCTGGTTGCCGCTACCAGGACGGGAGGCGGAGTCCGTTGAGGTGGTTGCGGTGGTTCCGGCACCTCTGGACCATATACAGTTGGGGAGCGGTGGCGGCTTTCGGGGCTGCCACCTTCTGGTTCCGGGCGGACCTGTGCACACCCCGGGTAGTGGAAATACTTTTCCTGGCCCTCATGGCGATGATTGCCCGCCAGCTCCCGGTGATGAAATGGGGCCTGGTGGTATCCACGGAATGGGTGGCCTACTTTACGGGGGTCCTGCATCTTCCCCCGGTGGCGGCGGGCTGGGTGCCCTTCCTGACAGTATTCGGGCTGCAGGTCATCGTCGTTTTCCAGCGTCGTTCCCGGCTGCCCGGACAGGTGAGGCCGCTTCTAGAAGATGCCGCATTTGCAGCAGCCCGCCTGGGCCTGGGAATGATGGGCGCGGTGGCGCTGGTGCGCGGCGGGCGGGATGTCTTCGCCGCGGGGTGGCCTGCCGGGGCGTGGCTGGTGCTGCTGTGCTGGCTGGCATGCGTGGGACTGACGGGTCTCCTGGAAGCAGTGGCAGGGGCGTTGCGTTATCTGGTCAACCCGGCACGGGAAGTCACCCGGTACCTGACCGAGACGGGACCGGCGTGGCTGCTGGCCCTTCCTCTCGGGTTCGTGCTTCACGTGCTGCTCCACCTGTACGGTACCACGACGGTGGCGGCCACCCTGGTGGTGCTCCTGGTGATGTTGCTCCTGTACACGTTGCTGGTCTTTGCCGATATGCAGGGAGCGTACTGGGATACCGTGCACACCCTGGTGCAGACCATGGAATCCCGCGACCAGGTCACTCCCGGAGAAGGGCAGCGGGGAGCCTGCCTGGCCGCTGCCCTGGCACGCAAACTCCATCTCCCCGAGGCGCGGGTGCGGGCCATTTACCTGGGGGCGTTGCTCCGGGACATCGGACTGGTGGGACTGGACGAGCGGCTGGCGGGACGCGCCGGCGTCCTTTCGGCGGCGGACTACTGCCGGGTCTGGGCACATGCGGTGATCGGGGGGCGCATTCTGGAGCCGCTGCCCCACATGAAGGGGGCTGCCCTGGCCATCCGGCACCATCACGAGCGGTGGGATGGCAGTGGGTACCCCGACGGTCTGAGGGGGAGCGAGATTCCGGTGGAAGCACGCCTGGTGGCCCTGGCGGATGCGTATGTGGCCATGACGTGCGACCGGCCGTTCCGGCGGGCGATGTCGGAACAGAAAGCATGGGAGCAGATTTCGCGGGGCCAGGGGGTGCAGTTTGACCCCCGCCTGGTGCGCCTGTTCCGGCAGGTGGTGGGGGAGGAGGCATGCTGGGGGCGGAATGCTTTTAAGCGTCATTATACTCTCCTTCCTGGTAGCTGAACTGCGGGGCGGGCGCATCCGCAACCTGGCCCGTGCCGATTTTCACCGGCTGGAGTGGGTGCTGGCCGCCGCATTTATCCACGTGGGACTGCAGGTGGCCGCAGGCCGGGGGTGGATCACATCGGCATGGTGGACGGGTCTGCTCAACGTGCTGGGGCACTTCCTGGCCCTGTACGCGGTGGTGCCCAATCTGCGGCTTCCCGGTATGCCGCTCGTTACCGTGGGGTTACTCCTGAACCTGGCAGTCATCGCCGCCAACGGGGGAAGGATGCCGGTTTCCGTTGCCGCCCTGGAGGCGGTGGGGCTGGGCCGCCTGGTTCCCGTGCTGGCGAGCGGTGGTGTTCCCACTCACACCCTGATGGACGAAAGCACCAGATTGGCTTTCCTGGGAGACGTGTTCCGGCTCCCGCCGCCGTTCTGGCGACCGTGTGCGTTCAGCCCGGGCGACGCCGTCCTTGCCGTGGGCATATTCGTTCTTGTGCAGGCCCTCATGGGAGCAGGCCGCCTTCGCAACCGCCGCAGCAAGGACCCCAACCCGGGCCTGCGCCCGGGCGAAGGTTGAGTTGGGCGGGGCGCGGTGCTAGAATCTGTGTGGTATGGTGAAATTCCTGACGGAACTGGTGACCGGGAATTCCAACGAGCGGGAGCTGCGCCGCCTTCGCCGGGTAGTCGATCGCATCAACGCTTTAGAACCGGAGGTGGAACGTCTCAGCGATTCCGGGTTGGCGGGGCGGACGGCGGAGTTCAAGCAGCGCCTGGACAACGGCGAGAGCCTGGACGACATCCTGCCGGAGGCTTTTGCCGTGGTGCGGGAGGCGTCACGGCGCACCCTGGGCTTGCGCCACTTCGACGTCCAGCTCATGGGGGGCATCGTCCTCCACGAGGGTAACATCGCTGAGATGAAGACGGGCGAGGGCAAAACCCTGGTGGCTACCCTCGCCGCGTATCTGAACGCCCTTACCGGGCAGGGGGTCCACATCGTCACCGTCAACGATTACCTGGCCCGGCGAGATGCGGAGTGGATGGGCCCTATCTACCGCCTGCTCGGGCTCACCGTGGGTGTGGTCGTTCACGGCCTGGAGTTCGCCGAGCGGCGGGCGGCTTACGCTGCCGACATCACCTACGGTACCAACAGCGAGTTCGGGTTCGACTACCTGCGCGACAACATGGCCCTCAGCCTGAACGAGGTGGTACAGCGGGGGCTCAACTACGCCATCGTGGACGAGGTGGACAGCATCCTTATCGACGAGGCCCGCACCCCTCTCATCATCTCGGGCCCCGGTCCGCGGCCTTCCGATCTGTATTACCGGTTTGCCCGCGTGGTGAGGTACCTTAAGGAAGGCGAGGACTACCAGGTCGACGAAAAGGCGCGCACGGTGGTGCCTACCGAGCAGGGGGTGGCCAGGGCCGAGAAGCTGGCCGGGGTGAAAAACCTCTACGCGGAGGGCACGGACCTCTCCCACTATCTGATCAACGCCCTGAAGGCCCACGCCCTCATGAAGAGGGACCGGGACTACGTGGTCAAGGACGGCCAGGTCATCATCGTGGACGAGTTCACCGGGAGGCTCATGTTCGGGCGCCGGTACTCGGACGGGCTTCACCAGGCCATCGAGGCCAAAGAAGGCCTGCGCATCCAGAGGGAAAACCAGACCATCGCCAGTATTACCCTGCAGAACTACTTCCGCATGTACCGGAAGCTGGCGGGCATGACGGGCACCGCGGCCACCGAGGCGGAGGAGTTCCGCAAGATTTACGGGATGGACGTGGTGGTCATCCCCACTCACAAGCCCATGATCCGCATCGACCACCCCGACGTGGTGTACAAGACCGAGCGGGCCAAGTTCCAGGCGGTGGTCAACGAAATAGAGGAGTGTTACCGGCGCGGACAGCCCGTCCTGGTGGGGACCATCTCCATAGAGAAGTCCGAGCGCCTGAGCGAGATGCTCAAGCGGCGCGGCATCCCCCACCAGGTGCTCAACGCCAAGCACCACGAGAAAGAAGCTCAGATCATAGCCAGAGCGGGCCAGAAGGGACAGGTCACCATCGCCACCAACATGGCCGGGCGAGGGGTGGACATCGTCCTGGGTGAAGGGGTGGCGGATCTGGGGGGCCTGCACGTCATCGGTACCGAGCGACATGAGGCCCGCCGCATAGACAACCAGCTGCGCGGCCGCTCGGGGCGGCAGGGAGATCCCGGTTCTTCCCGCTTCTACCTGTCGCTTGAGGACGATCTCATGCGCCTTTTCGGGGGCGAGATGATCGCAAACATCATGGATCGACTGCGGATCCCCGAAGACGAGGCCATCGATCATCCTATGATTTCCCGGGCAATAGAACGCGCCCAGAAACGGGTGGAAGCCCACAACTTCGACATCCGCCGCCGCGTCCTGCAGTACGACGACGTGATGAACAAGCAGCGGGAGATCATCTACCGGCAGCGGCGGCAGGTACTGGAAGGGGCGGACCTGCGCGACCAGGTGATGGAGATGGTCCGCGAAGTGGTGGGCGAGCTGGTGGACACCTTCGTCCCCGTGCGGGTTCACCCGGAGGAATGGGATCTGGAAGGGCTGGCCGCCCAACTGGCCGCCCGCCTGGGGCTCGAGGGCCTGGAACTGGAGGGTCGCTCCCGCGAGGAACTGCTGGAGTACCTGTGTGCAGAGGCGGAGGGACTTTATGCCCGCGTCGAGGAGGCCATAGGTGCTGATCGTGCGCGGGAATTGGAGCGGCTGGTCCTGCTGCGCGTGGTGGACTACCACTGGATGGACCACCTGGCGGCCATGGATGACCTGCGCGAGGGTATTGTCCTGCGCGCCTATGCGCAGAAAGATCCTCTCATCGAGTACCAGCTGGAAGCCTTCGAGATGTTCAATGCCATGATCCACAGCATCCGCTCCCAGGTGGTGGGCATCCTCTTCCGGGCCGGCCTGGAGCAGCTGCGGGCCGGAACTCATGCGGGGGTAGTGGTGCCAGGCGGCTCCGGTTCAGCCGCCGCGCGCGCGTCCGGTGCCCCGGCAGCCGGGCGTCAGGTTGCCGGTGCCGTGGCCGTCGGGCCGGCGCCTGGCCGTGCAGTGGCGACGGGCGGTACCCCGGCGGCGGGCGGGGGTACGGTTGGGACTGCGGCTGCGGGCGGAGGCGTGGCGCCGGCCGCGGGGAGCGGGCACAAGAAGGTGGGGAGGAACGATCCCTGTCCGTGCGGCAGCGGCAAGAAGTACAAGAAGTGCTGCGGTCGCACTGCGTGAGCGACAAGATGCTCTTACTGCGTGAGCGACAGGAGAGTAACAAAATGGAGGGACCACGGCATGTTTGCGGAAGCGGAGAAAGTGCTGCAGGAAGTGAAAGAGAAGCTGGCGGAAATGGGTGATTCCCTTTGACCTGGCGGGCAAGAAGGCCCGCATAGCGGAAATCCAGGACAAGCTGGCTCAGCCCGACGCGTGGGCTTCGCCCGATCAGGCGCAGAGCCTGGGGAGGGAACTGGGGAGCCTGCAGGGCCTCGTGGAGAGGTTCGAGGGTTTAAGCAGGGAGTGCGAGGACCTGGGCGAACTGCTGGATCTGGCGGCGGCGGACGGCGACGAGTCGATGGGCCAGCAGTTGTATCGGGATGCCCGGGAACTGGCGAATCAGGTGGGACAGCTGGAGATGGAATTGCTCCTGGCCGGGCCTTACGACGGCCGTAATGCCATCGTGTCCATCCATGCCGGGGCCGGGGGTACCGACGCTCAGGACTGGGCCAGCATGCTCCTGCGCCTTTACACCCGCTGGGCCGAGAATCACGGATTCCGGGTACAGGTGGTGGACGTCCTCCCCGGAGAAGAAGCGGGGATCAAGAACGCCACCCTGGTGGTGAACGGGCCCTTCGCATATGGATATCTGAAGGCGGAAAAGGGTGTCCACCGGCTGGTGCGCCATTCGCCTTTCGATGCCAACGCCCGGCGGCACACCTCCTTCGCGCTGGTGGAAGTCCTCCCCGAAATCGAGGCCGAGGAGGACGTGGAAATCGACCCGGCCGATCTCAGGATCGACACCTTCCGTTCCAGCGGCGCGGGCGGCCAGCATGTCAACAAGACCGACTCGGCGGTGCGCATCACCCACATTCCCACGGGGATCGTGGTGACCTGCCAGAACGAGAGGTCCCAGCATGCCAACCGGCTGATGGCTATGCGGGTACTGAAGTCGAGGCTGCTGGCGCTCAGGGAGCAGGAGAGGCAGAAGGAAATCGCTGCCCTGAAGGGCGCGCACCAGGAGATCGCCTGGGGGAATCAGATCCGGTCGTACGTGCTGGATCCCTACACCCTGGTGAAGGACCACCGGACCAGTTGCGAGAAGGGTAACGTCCAGGCAGTCCTGGACGGGGAAATCGACGACTTCATCCACGCTTACCTGCTGCACACTGCCCGCCACAGGAACAACTCCCCGGTGCGTACCCCGTAGGGCTCCCACAAACCCGGGCGCACGGGGAACGACCGGCGTCCGCGTGGGCAATCTATCAGGAGAACACCGACGGGGAGGATTGCCATGCGCAGGACGATGCTGGCCGTGGTCGGGAGCCTGGTGGTGGCGCTGGTGCTGGCGCAGGTGCTGATACCGGTTTTCCTGGCGCGCCGGGTGGAGGCGGCCCTGGAAAGCCGCCTTGACATGCAGGGGCTGAAGGTGCGGGTGGAGGTTTTTCCCTTCTTCAAGCTCATCGCGGGAGGAATAGACGCCCTCCGGGTCGAAGGGGAGAACCTGGCTGCCGGCGATTTGAACCTGGACCGGCTGGAAGCTGCTGTAACCTCGCTGCGCCTGGATGTACCTGGGCTGTGGCGTACGGGGACCCTGACCTGGAGCGATCCCGGCCAGGCCCGGGTGCGCATGGAGGTTTCCGAGGATAGCCTGAACCGCTTCCTCCAGGCCCACCTGGGACCCGGGGTCAGGGTAGTGGTGACGGAAGGCAGGATGGAAATAGTTTCGGCCCTGGTGGTGGGCGGGCAGGAGACGCCTGTTTCGGTGACAGGAGTGCCGGTGGTGAATCCCGACGGGAGCGTCGGGTTCCGCGTGGAGGAAGTGAACCTGGCCGGGCAGGCGGTGCCCCAGGCAGTGAGGGATATGGCCCTGCGCTTCATGGGATTCCCCGGGGGGCGTATTGAGGTGGGGCAGCTACCCTGGCCGGTGAAGCCGGAACAGATAATCCTGAAGGACAGGATGGTGGTGCTGGTGGCCGGGGGAGGTACGCCGTGAAGCTGACGAGGATTGTGCTGGGGCTGCTGCTGGTCGCCTGTCTGCTGGCAGGAGGGGCGGGCGGGTACGTCTGGGGCAGACAGGCCCGGGCCCAGGCTCCGGAGCCGGGGACGGAGCAGGATCCGCTGGTGACGAAGAGTTACGTGGAGGACAGGCTGCAGGCCCTGGCCGATAAGGGTTACGTGGACCAGTACCTGACGGCGAAGCTGCAGCCCCTGAACCTGCAGGTGCTGGAGCTTCCCAAGGGGAAGCAGCTGGTCGCGGAAGCAGGTACGGAGATCATAGTGCGGGCCGGGAAGGCCACCGTGGTGGGGAGCAACCTGGGTGGCCTGGCCGATGTGACGGTGGGGAAGGACCTCACCAAAGGAGAAGCCCCCCTCAATCACCTGCTGGTCGTCCCCCGCAGCGACGGGCGAGGCCTGAAGGCGACTACCGATTGCGTGGTGCTGGTCCGGGGTGGCTACACCATCAAGTAGGGTTCGTCAGCAGGCTTTGCGGGATGACGGGCGGGTGAGCGCCACCGCGGGGGCCGCGCGGGTGAGCGTGCTGGGCGTGGGGTTTGATGCCGTCTCGCCCGAAGAGGCCTTTTCCCTGGCCTGCCGCTGGCTCGGGGAAGGCGGCGGTCTGCGACTGGTGGTGACGGCCAACCCGGAGACCGTACTGAAAGCGCGGCGCCTGCCCGCGCTGGGCGACGTGATCAATGCTGCTGCCCTGGTGGTGGCCGACGGGGTGGGCGTGGTATGGGCGGCCCGCCGGCTGGGAAGGCCTCTGCCGGGACGGGTGGCCGGTATCGAACTGGCCGAGAGGTTGATCGAGCATTGTTCACATACGGGACGGCGCGTGTTCCTCCTGGGGGGCCGGCCGGGTTCTGCCGGGCGGGCGGCCGTGGCGGAGAGAGCGGCTCGGGTCCTGGTCCAGCGCTGGCAGGGTCTCAGGGTGGCAGGTACGTGGCACGGCTACTTTTCACAGGAAGAGGAACCCCGGGTGCTGGAGACGGTGGCGAGCTCCCGCCCCGCCCTGCTCCTTTGCGGGATGGGGTGCCCCCGGCAGGAGCTCTGGCTGGCGCAGCATGCCGGCTTCCTGGAGGGCTGCGGGGTGCGGGTCGCCATCGGTGTCGGGGGCGCACTGGATGTTTGGTCGGGAGAGGTGAGGCGTGCTCCCCTCTTTCTGCGACGTTGGGGCCTGGAGTGGCTGTGGCGCCTGGGGCAGGATCCCCGGCGGCTGGGACGGCAAGTGCAACTGCTGAGGTTTGTAATGGAGGTCTTAGCACATGGAAGCGGCTGAGGTGGCGCAGGGCGTAAACGAACTCGAGCAGATAGCGCGCCGGGTCAGGCGACACATCGTGGGCATGATCGGGGAAGCCGGATCGGGCCACCCCGGGGGATCCCTGTCCTGCGCTGACATACTGGTGGCCCTGTACTTCCGTGTCCTGAATGTCGATCCCCGGTGGCCGGACTGGCCCGGCAGGGACCGCTTCGTGCTCTCCAAGGGGCACGCCTGCCCTGCCCTTTACGCCGTGCTGGCCGAGAGGGGTTTCTTCCCCGTGGAGGAACTGTGGACATTGCGGCGGCTCGGGTCTCCCCTGCAGGGGCATCCCGACATGCGCAAGACGCCCGGCGTGGAGGCTTCCACCGGCTCCCTGGGGCAGGGGCTTTCGATTGCATTGGGCATGGCCCTGGCTTCCCGCCTGGACGGGGCAGCCTGGCGGGTGTACGTTTTGCTGGGTGACGGTGAGATCCAGGAGGGGCAGGTGTGGGAGGCGGCCATGGCGGCTGCCCACTACCGGGCGGACAACCTCACCGCCATCCTGGACTGGAACGGCCTGCAGATCGACGGGCCCAACGACCAGGTGATGAGTATTCGGCCGGTGGCGGACAAGTGGCGCGCCTTCGGTTGGGAAGTGAGGGAAATCGACGGGCATCGCTTTTGCGAGATCCTGGAGGCGCTCGCGTGGGCCCGCACCGTCCGGGGCCGGCCGGCCATCATCCTGGCCCACACGGTGAAGGGCAGGGGGGTTTCCTTTATGGAAGGCCAGGTGGATTGGCACGGAAAGGCACCTTCGCCGCCGCAGGTGGAGCAGGCGCTGGCCGAACTGGAGGGAGAGGCATGAACGAGGCGACGCGGGCGGCGTACGGCGAGGCCCTGGTAGAACTGGGACGTCAGGACCCGCGCGTGGTGGTCCTGGATGCCGATCTCTCCAAGTCCACGTACACGGCTCTGTTCGCCCGGGAGTTCCCCGACCGGCATTTCAACCTGGGGATAGCCGAGCAGAACATGATGGGGGTGGCAGCGGGCCTGGCCTCGGCGGGGAAAATCCCCTTCGCCTCCACCTTTGCCGTGTTCGCCAGCGGCCGCTGCTTCGACCAGTTGCGGGTGTCGGTGTGTTATCCCGCCCTGAACGTGAAGATCGGGGCTTCCCACGCCGGCATTACCGTGGGAGAAGACGGGGCCTCCCACCAGGCGATTGAGGATCTGGCCCTGATGTCGGCGCTTCCCCACATGACCGTGGTGGTGCCGGCCGACGGGCCGGAAACCCGCCAGGCGGTGTTCAGTGCGGCGGCTCACCCCGGCCCCTGGTACCTGCGGCTGGGACGCCCGCCGGTGCCCGTGGTTACTCCCCCCGGGTATCGCTTCCAGGTGGGCAAGGGATGTGTCCTGCGTGAAGGCCGCGACGTGGCCATCATCGCCTGTGGG contains the following coding sequences:
- a CDS encoding HD domain-containing phosphohydrolase; amino-acid sequence: MRWLRWFRHLWTIYSWGAVAAFGAATFWFRADLCTPRVVEILFLALMAMIARQLPVMKWGLVVSTEWVAYFTGVLHLPPVAAGWVPFLTVFGLQVIVVFQRRSRLPGQVRPLLEDAAFAAARLGLGMMGAVALVRGGRDVFAAGWPAGAWLVLLCWLACVGLTGLLEAVAGALRYLVNPAREVTRYLTETGPAWLLALPLGFVLHVLLHLYGTTTVAATLVVLLVMLLLYTLLVFADMQGAYWDTVHTLVQTMESRDQVTPGEGQRGACLAAALARKLHLPEARVRAIYLGALLRDIGLVGLDERLAGRAGVLSAADYCRVWAHAVIGGRILEPLPHMKGAALAIRHHHERWDGSGYPDGLRGSEIPVEARLVALADAYVAMTCDRPFRRAMSEQKAWEQISRGQGVQFDPRLVRLFRQVVGEEACWGRNAFKRHYTLLPGS
- a CDS encoding DUF5317 domain-containing protein, which gives rise to MLLSVIILSFLVAELRGGRIRNLARADFHRLEWVLAAAFIHVGLQVAAGRGWITSAWWTGLLNVLGHFLALYAVVPNLRLPGMPLVTVGLLLNLAVIAANGGRMPVSVAALEAVGLGRLVPVLASGGVPTHTLMDESTRLAFLGDVFRLPPPFWRPCAFSPGDAVLAVGIFVLVQALMGAGRLRNRRSKDPNPGLRPGEG
- a CDS encoding transketolase family protein; this translates as MNEATRAAYGEALVELGRQDPRVVVLDADLSKSTYTALFAREFPDRHFNLGIAEQNMMGVAAGLASAGKIPFASTFAVFASGRCFDQLRVSVCYPALNVKIGASHAGITVGEDGASHQAIEDLALMSALPHMTVVVPADGPETRQAVFSAAAHPGPWYLRLGRPPVPVVTPPGYRFQVGKGCVLREGRDVAIIACGVMVAQAVAAAQDLAREGVEATVVNMSTIKPLDSALVVEVARRCGAVVTAEEHSVVGGLGAAIAAVLGEEYPVPMRRVGIQDRFGQSGKPEALMAEYGLTAAHVAEAARQVLARKRRG
- a CDS encoding transketolase, which encodes MEAAEVAQGVNELEQIARRVRRHIVGMIGEAGSGHPGGSLSCADILVALYFRVLNVDPRWPDWPGRDRFVLSKGHACPALYAVLAERGFFPVEELWTLRRLGSPLQGHPDMRKTPGVEASTGSLGQGLSIALGMALASRLDGAAWRVYVLLGDGEIQEGQVWEAAMAAAHYRADNLTAILDWNGLQIDGPNDQVMSIRPVADKWRAFGWEVREIDGHRFCEILEALAWARTVRGRPAIILAHTVKGRGVSFMEGQVDWHGKAPSPPQVEQALAELEGEA
- a CDS encoding WecB/TagA/CpsF family glycosyltransferase encodes the protein MSATAGAARVSVLGVGFDAVSPEEAFSLACRWLGEGGGLRLVVTANPETVLKARRLPALGDVINAAALVVADGVGVVWAARRLGRPLPGRVAGIELAERLIEHCSHTGRRVFLLGGRPGSAGRAAVAERAARVLVQRWQGLRVAGTWHGYFSQEEEPRVLETVASSRPALLLCGMGCPRQELWLAQHAGFLEGCGVRVAIGVGGALDVWSGEVRRAPLFLRRWGLEWLWRLGQDPRRLGRQVQLLRFVMEVLAHGSG
- the prfB gene encoding peptide chain release factor 2 (programmed frameshift), which encodes MFAEAEKVLQEVKEKLAEMGDSLDLAGKKARIAEIQDKLAQPDAWASPDQAQSLGRELGSLQGLVERFEGLSRECEDLGELLDLAAADGDESMGQQLYRDARELANQVGQLEMELLLAGPYDGRNAIVSIHAGAGGTDAQDWASMLLRLYTRWAENHGFRVQVVDVLPGEEAGIKNATLVVNGPFAYGYLKAEKGVHRLVRHSPFDANARRHTSFALVEVLPEIEAEEDVEIDPADLRIDTFRSSGAGGQHVNKTDSAVRITHIPTGIVVTCQNERSQHANRLMAMRVLKSRLLALREQERQKEIAALKGAHQEIAWGNQIRSYVLDPYTLVKDHRTSCEKGNVQAVLDGEIDDFIHAYLLHTARHRNNSPVRTP
- a CDS encoding DUF2993 domain-containing protein codes for the protein MRRTMLAVVGSLVVALVLAQVLIPVFLARRVEAALESRLDMQGLKVRVEVFPFFKLIAGGIDALRVEGENLAAGDLNLDRLEAAVTSLRLDVPGLWRTGTLTWSDPGQARVRMEVSEDSLNRFLQAHLGPGVRVVVTEGRMEIVSALVVGGQETPVSVTGVPVVNPDGSVGFRVEEVNLAGQAVPQAVRDMALRFMGFPGGRIEVGQLPWPVKPEQIILKDRMVVLVAGGGTP
- the secA gene encoding preprotein translocase subunit SecA — translated: MVKFLTELVTGNSNERELRRLRRVVDRINALEPEVERLSDSGLAGRTAEFKQRLDNGESLDDILPEAFAVVREASRRTLGLRHFDVQLMGGIVLHEGNIAEMKTGEGKTLVATLAAYLNALTGQGVHIVTVNDYLARRDAEWMGPIYRLLGLTVGVVVHGLEFAERRAAYAADITYGTNSEFGFDYLRDNMALSLNEVVQRGLNYAIVDEVDSILIDEARTPLIISGPGPRPSDLYYRFARVVRYLKEGEDYQVDEKARTVVPTEQGVARAEKLAGVKNLYAEGTDLSHYLINALKAHALMKRDRDYVVKDGQVIIVDEFTGRLMFGRRYSDGLHQAIEAKEGLRIQRENQTIASITLQNYFRMYRKLAGMTGTAATEAEEFRKIYGMDVVVIPTHKPMIRIDHPDVVYKTERAKFQAVVNEIEECYRRGQPVLVGTISIEKSERLSEMLKRRGIPHQVLNAKHHEKEAQIIARAGQKGQVTIATNMAGRGVDIVLGEGVADLGGLHVIGTERHEARRIDNQLRGRSGRQGDPGSSRFYLSLEDDLMRLFGGEMIANIMDRLRIPEDEAIDHPMISRAIERAQKRVEAHNFDIRRRVLQYDDVMNKQREIIYRQRRQVLEGADLRDQVMEMVREVVGELVDTFVPVRVHPEEWDLEGLAAQLAARLGLEGLELEGRSREELLEYLCAEAEGLYARVEEAIGADRARELERLVLLRVVDYHWMDHLAAMDDLREGIVLRAYAQKDPLIEYQLEAFEMFNAMIHSIRSQVVGILFRAGLEQLRAGTHAGVVVPGGSGSAAARASGAPAAGRQVAGAVAVGPAPGRAVATGGTPAAGGGTVGTAAAGGGVAPAAGSGHKKVGRNDPCPCGSGKKYKKCCGRTA